The following proteins are encoded in a genomic region of Deltaproteobacteria bacterium:
- a CDS encoding ArsA family ATPase has translation MMDPPKLLIVSGKGGVGKTTLSAALALSLAKQKKKVLLAEIQSQDQVAHLFGRSPFGPEETPLLPNLQAINISPKKAFEEYVLSQIKYRSLYTAVFENRFVRYFLDATPGLSELMSLGKIYSLVSRYDCVVVDAPATGHGVSLLQVPGIVASAVRVGPLKENAEKIAGLLQDPEQTLLCLVTLPEEMPIKETIEMASLSREKLKIPLGPVFINGVVDPLFSGKEESLFESWSDPISKKSPLYPLVAAARVRQKKASLVQEACEELKKELPRASFIRLPFLFSDSFGLKEIRELSRWVEKGDQP, from the coding sequence ATGATGGATCCGCCCAAACTCCTCATTGTCAGCGGGAAGGGGGGTGTTGGCAAAACCACGCTGAGTGCCGCCCTGGCCCTCTCCCTGGCGAAGCAGAAAAAAAAGGTGCTCCTGGCCGAGATCCAGTCCCAGGACCAGGTGGCCCACCTCTTTGGCCGCTCCCCCTTTGGTCCTGAAGAGACACCACTCCTCCCGAACCTGCAGGCGATCAACATCTCTCCCAAGAAGGCGTTTGAAGAGTATGTCTTGAGCCAGATCAAATACCGGTCGCTCTACACGGCTGTTTTTGAAAACCGGTTTGTCCGTTATTTTCTGGATGCGACACCGGGACTGTCGGAACTGATGAGCTTGGGCAAGATCTATTCCCTCGTTTCCCGTTATGACTGCGTCGTGGTGGATGCCCCGGCGACCGGTCACGGGGTTTCACTCCTTCAAGTCCCTGGCATCGTGGCCAGTGCGGTTCGGGTTGGTCCGTTGAAGGAGAACGCCGAAAAAATTGCCGGTCTCCTGCAGGATCCGGAACAAACATTGCTTTGTCTGGTCACCTTGCCCGAGGAGATGCCGATCAAGGAGACGATTGAGATGGCCTCTTTAAGCCGGGAGAAATTAAAAATCCCTTTGGGCCCCGTTTTTATCAATGGGGTGGTGGACCCCCTGTTTTCGGGAAAGGAGGAGTCTCTCTTTGAAAGCTGGAGTGATCCGATTTCGAAAAAGTCGCCTCTTTACCCTCTCGTTGCGGCGGCACGGGTCCGTCAAAAAAAAGCCTCTCTTGTTCAGGAGGCCTGTGAAGAACTCAAAAAAGAACTCCCCCGGGCCTCTTTTATCAGGCTCCCTTTTCTTTTTTCCGACTCTTTCGGGTTAAAAGAGATTCGGGAGTTGAGTCGTTGGGTCGAAAAGGGGGACCAACCGTGA
- a CDS encoding twin-arginine translocase TatA/TatE family subunit translates to MTHLLGSLAIDFPIRQAGFAGLGPWELAIILVIVLVVFGAGKLPTVGGAIGQALKNFKKAVQPDNKPEKKDEEPK, encoded by the coding sequence ATGACGCACCTCCTTGGAAGTCTTGCCATTGATTTTCCAATCCGCCAGGCCGGTTTTGCCGGGCTGGGGCCGTGGGAACTGGCCATTATCCTGGTCATTGTCCTGGTGGTGTTCGGGGCCGGTAAACTGCCGACCGTCGGCGGGGCGATAGGGCAGGCCCTCAAAAATTTCAAGAAGGCGGTCCAACCCGACAACAAACCGGAGAAAAAGGACGAGGAGCCGAAATAA
- a CDS encoding thrombospondin type 3 repeat-containing protein — MMKKFFAMALFFLFLNPHGGEAATLSYARDDLGRITGITYSNGITVTYTYDAMGNRLQKTVTIPPTLDTDGDGIPDLQDACPFDPNDNVGDPCNHNDCADRSMSDTVGDACNHNDCADLSAQDGIGDACNHNDCSDLSAQDAVGEPCNHGDCSDLSAQDAIGDACNHGDCSDLSAQDAIGDACNHNDCADRSMPDTVGDACNHNDCADLSVRDAIGDACNHNDCADLSTQDGIGDPCNHDEDGDGVADNSDQFPLDPNESVDTDGDGLGDNVDWDDDNDGFYDFTEIYFATNPHDASSVPPDLNQDGVVDTVQGSTPGTLRVVITGEKSLSFAISEMHGPVWWEAAEYHSGPEAVFDNVPPGLYRVSACSNEEGSCPESGWMTDNQTILWGLSANGVPLTHPLMDDSGHQHLMVMVMPDGRVLDATSLPVQPAVPMVYPGANPGTFDIYVTSDRPVLSVISDMSSSDEWWNDGRSGFPVLFEGVSPGIYQMNASYHKVYASAGESDWAASRDGDQAIIHRSLNINGTTLTGALPDPWSAGSANLIFVLTDTGQILNLSDLPADYDGDGDEVPFDQDNCLLQPNPDQANFDGDPYGDVCEPDDDNDGAPDISDACPFDLNDAVGDPCNHNDCSDLSTRDSVGDACNHNDCSDRSAQDGVGEVCDHDEDNDGIADSDDSCPFIADDGIGDPCNPNDCADRSSQDSVGDACNHDDCEDGSWQDGVGDSCVHNDCADLSLEDPLGDPCIHNDCPDFSEQDTAGNVCDHNDCADGSAQDSTGDSCLHNDCADGSLQDVAGEPCNHGDCADGSPVDATGEACVHNDCADLSLQDAVGEPCNHTDCVDGSLQDNEGDPCNHSDCPNGTPYDLVSDPCNHDEDADGVADESDSCPFEPNDEVGDPCNHDDCPDLSLRDTVGDACNHSDCSDFTLRDNLGDPCLHNDCADGSLQDGAGDVCNHEDCFDGSPGDAVGDACVPNDCPDLSLEDAVGDVCNHNDCADGSLQDNEGDPCNHEDKGSGKPVCKEGKVTLCHLAGRPQQHEICVASAAVEAHLAQGDTQGDCVKDGENPGPGIPEEPKKPEPDQSAPAGDTTSGANDNEGSTTGSGGNPGSGGALPLAGCSLIDQ, encoded by the coding sequence ATGATGAAGAAATTTTTTGCCATGGCCCTGTTTTTTCTTTTCCTGAACCCGCATGGGGGAGAGGCGGCCACGCTTTCTTATGCCCGTGACGATCTCGGTCGGATTACAGGAATCACCTACAGCAACGGCATTACCGTGACCTACACCTACGATGCGATGGGGAATCGTCTTCAGAAGACCGTGACGATTCCGCCAACGCTCGATACCGATGGCGATGGCATTCCGGATCTTCAAGACGCCTGCCCGTTTGACCCGAACGATAATGTTGGTGATCCCTGTAATCACAACGATTGTGCCGATCGTTCGATGTCCGATACCGTTGGTGATGCTTGTAATCACAATGACTGTGCCGATCTTTCGGCCCAGGATGGGATCGGTGATGCCTGCAACCACAATGACTGCTCTGATCTCTCGGCTCAAGATGCCGTTGGTGAGCCCTGTAATCACGGTGATTGCTCTGATCTTTCAGCCCAGGATGCGATTGGTGATGCCTGTAATCACGGTGATTGCTCTGATCTTTCAGCCCAGGATGCGATTGGTGATGCCTGCAACCACAACGACTGTGCCGATCGTTCGATGCCCGATACCGTTGGTGATGCCTGTAATCACAATGACTGTGCCGACCTTTCAGTGCGTGATGCGATTGGTGATGCCTGTAATCATAACGACTGTGCCGATCTCTCGACCCAGGATGGGATTGGTGATCCCTGCAACCATGATGAAGATGGAGATGGTGTGGCGGATAACTCCGATCAATTCCCACTTGACCCGAACGAATCGGTCGATACCGATGGGGACGGTTTGGGGGACAATGTCGACTGGGATGATGACAATGACGGTTTTTATGACTTCACGGAGATTTATTTTGCGACAAACCCGCATGACGCCTCTTCGGTCCCCCCCGATCTGAACCAGGATGGCGTCGTGGACACTGTTCAAGGGAGTACCCCAGGGACGCTGCGGGTCGTGATCACCGGTGAGAAGTCGCTCAGCTTCGCTATCTCTGAAATGCATGGACCGGTTTGGTGGGAGGCGGCCGAGTACCACTCCGGCCCGGAGGCGGTCTTTGATAACGTCCCGCCGGGACTCTATCGGGTGTCGGCCTGTTCCAACGAGGAGGGGAGCTGTCCGGAATCCGGTTGGATGACCGATAATCAGACCATTCTCTGGGGGCTTTCGGCCAATGGGGTTCCGTTGACGCATCCTCTGATGGATGATTCGGGCCATCAGCATTTGATGGTGATGGTGATGCCGGATGGACGGGTGCTGGATGCCACCTCCCTCCCTGTTCAACCGGCGGTGCCAATGGTCTATCCAGGGGCCAACCCAGGAACATTTGATATCTACGTGACCTCCGACCGGCCAGTGCTTTCCGTTATTTCCGATATGTCGTCGTCGGATGAATGGTGGAATGACGGGCGGAGTGGCTTCCCGGTGCTCTTTGAGGGTGTGTCGCCCGGCATTTATCAGATGAATGCCTCCTACCATAAGGTTTATGCCAGCGCCGGTGAAAGCGATTGGGCCGCTTCTCGTGACGGGGATCAGGCGATAATCCACCGTTCTTTGAACATCAATGGTACGACTTTAACCGGAGCCCTGCCTGATCCATGGTCTGCCGGGAGCGCCAACCTTATCTTTGTCTTGACCGACACCGGACAGATCCTGAACTTGAGCGATCTCCCGGCAGACTATGACGGAGACGGGGATGAGGTTCCGTTTGATCAAGATAATTGCCTGTTACAGCCGAATCCCGATCAGGCCAATTTTGATGGCGATCCCTACGGCGATGTTTGCGAGCCGGATGACGACAATGATGGGGCTCCGGACATTTCGGATGCCTGCCCGTTTGATCTGAATGACGCCGTGGGGGATCCTTGCAACCACAATGATTGCTCTGATCTCTCAACGCGCGACTCTGTGGGGGACGCCTGCAATCACAACGACTGTTCTGATCGGTCGGCACAAGATGGTGTGGGGGAGGTCTGCGATCATGACGAAGATAACGATGGCATCGCCGACAGCGATGATTCCTGCCCTTTTATAGCCGATGATGGGATCGGTGATCCCTGCAATCCAAACGACTGTGCCGATCGTTCTTCACAAGATAGTGTGGGTGATGCGTGTAATCACGACGATTGTGAGGATGGTTCCTGGCAGGACGGGGTTGGGGATTCCTGCGTTCATAATGATTGCGCCGACCTCTCTCTGGAAGACCCGTTAGGAGATCCTTGTATTCACAATGATTGTCCTGATTTCTCGGAACAGGATACCGCGGGTAATGTTTGCGATCACAATGATTGTGCCGACGGTTCTGCCCAGGATAGCACCGGAGATTCCTGCCTGCATAACGATTGTGCCGACGGTTCCCTGCAAGATGTTGCCGGCGAGCCCTGTAATCATGGGGATTGTGCCGATGGTTCCCCGGTCGATGCAACAGGGGAGGCCTGTGTCCACAACGATTGTGCCGACCTCTCATTGCAGGATGCGGTCGGCGAGCCCTGTAATCATACGGATTGTGTTGATGGTTCGCTACAGGATAACGAGGGGGATCCCTGTAATCATAGTGACTGTCCGAACGGGACCCCGTACGACCTTGTCAGCGATCCCTGCAATCATGACGAGGATGCGGATGGCGTGGCCGACGAGTCAGACTCCTGTCCCTTCGAACCGAATGATGAAGTGGGAGACCCTTGTAACCACGATGACTGTCCCGACTTGAGTTTGCGCGATACCGTGGGGGATGCCTGCAATCATTCCGACTGTTCCGACTTCACATTGCGCGACAATCTGGGGGATCCTTGTCTCCACAATGATTGCGCCGACGGTTCGCTTCAGGATGGGGCTGGGGATGTTTGCAATCATGAAGACTGTTTTGACGGTTCGCCGGGGGATGCGGTCGGCGATGCCTGTGTTCCTAACGATTGCCCCGATCTTTCACTCGAGGACGCCGTCGGGGACGTTTGCAACCACAACGATTGCGCCGACGGTTCACTACAGGACAACGAGGGGGATCCCTGTAATCACGAGGATAAAGGGAGCGGAAAACCGGTCTGCAAAGAGGGGAAGGTTACCCTTTGCCACTTGGCAGGGAGGCCACAACAACACGAAATTTGCGTCGCTTCGGCCGCCGTGGAAGCCCATTTGGCCCAAGGGGATACCCAGGGGGATTGCGTCAAGGATGGGGAAAATCCAGGGCCGGGAATCCCTGAGGAGCCCAAAAAACCGGAGCCGGACCAATCGGCCCCTGCCGGTGATACTACCAGTGGTGCCAATGATAATGAAGGTTCCACAACAGGTTCTGGAGGAAACCCTGGTTCAGGAGGCGCTCTGCCACTAGCTGGCTGTTCCCTGATAGACCAATAA